Genomic segment of Panicum virgatum strain AP13 chromosome 9N, P.virgatum_v5, whole genome shotgun sequence:
TCAGATGTCAATGTCAGCAACATTGAGTTATAATCAATGAGAAATCAAAATGAAACGCACCGTTAGTGTGCTATTTATATTGGGAACTCGGAGGAACACTTCACCACCGCCAAGGGGAGGAGATCCTCGGCTATCAATCTTTAGCTCCAAACCCTCCAAAGGAACACCAAAATGCTTGAGCATATGCAAGGTTGTCATCCGGAAAGTATCCACAGAAGGGTCCTTTGTATCATTAGTGATTCCTAAAATCAGGGCACCAAATTCAAACTTTGAAATAATAGAGGGTATAGCCATCTTTTAGCAAAACAAAAGATAACGCATGATGTTTGATATGGTGGTACtcgctagtttttttttttgtctttatgATTGACAGCATTAAGAGGGTCATCCACAAGTGTGTAAAAGAATTAGCACGAGTAACTCAATCAACAACCTGACAACTTTATTACCTAGAACCAATTAATTCGACCAATTTAACGAAATCCCAACCCAAAACCTTCCATTTACAAGGAAATCATCCGAATTTCTTTTCCCTCCGTAACCAAATTTCTTAGAGCACTCCATCTGGCCCAGCACTTCGTAAAACAGAAGCACATACAAGCGAAGCCTCACCTTTCAGCCGAATCGATATGGGCGCCTTCGCGAACAAGCCGAGCAGTATGAGCGGCTCGAGGAAGTAGCCGATCCCCCGGTGCACCCCGCAGTCGTGCTCAAGGCCCTTCCCGCCTTGAATCACCCCGGGCATGTACTTCAGCTTCGTTCCTGCAATCACATACAAGCACCATAGGCCAGTAAGTACCAGCACCCCTTAACATAACCTTAAGGCGGCCGCGCACGGCACAAGCGAAGTTCGCGGGAGCAAGGCCACGCCTGTCTCGTTGAGGTCGATGGTGTGGCGGTCGGAGATCTTGTCCAGGAGGCGTAGGAGGGAGACCTCGTACGGGCGGAGCCCCGGCGCGGCGTCCCCGGAGCGGATGTCATCGATGGTGACGCCGGTGGAGGTGAGCGTCGCCAGCACCAGCCGCTGCCGGAGGTGGCGGCTGCCGGAGAGACGCCGGGTCTTGTCTCGCCCCATCTCGACCCCGGCCTTCGTTCTCCTCGCGGGTGGGGGGCGGTCGCGCGGcggagaggaggcggaggcgcggaggggttagggttttagcgcgcgccggcgaggctggTGCTCAGGTGGTGGGTGGCCGCACCTTGGCGAATTGGGGTgagagcggcggaggaggctgACGTGCGGGGTCGGCTCTGGCGTGGGTTAGTAGGCCAATTCTCTAGCCTCCTGGGCCTCAAGTAGTGGCCCATGTAGCCCAGGATCCGGATACTAGCCCAATGCCCAATTGTGTGCAACAGAACGCTTCGAAATTTTGAGACCGACGTCATTTTTTTTGTGCATTGGAATTCAACCTACAGAAAACCAGTGAGATTTTGAAATGTTTTTGTTCTgtaaaacaaaataaacataTGAAATACAGTTACCAAATTGTAGAACTGATTTTTTTATAGAATGGTATAATTAGTTACTGCTAACAGAACTTTTGGCTACCGCCTACCATGGCAACAACGTGGACTACATATGCATAGGGATGGCAATTTTACCCGCGGGTGCGGGTACCCGATGGGTGAGGGTATGGGTATGAAATTTTAACCGCGGGTATGGGTATGGATATAAAATTTCGCCCGCGGGTAGAGCGCGGGTAAAATCTTTTACCCGCGGGTACCCGACGGGTACCcgaaatacaaaaaaaataatcTAGTAAACTCTTATCATTCACAAATTTTATATCTCATTTTGTTGTGATTGTATGAACTAAATAGATagatagtgagattgtgtgaacTAATAGATGTGAAAATGATATTGACATTTTGCTTATTATTTGCAGTGAAGCGTATGATCATTGTTACATTTTTTTAGATGAAATACATAACTAGAATTGAACGCATGTACTCACATACAACTACAAAATAGATGTTGaaaataagaagaagaaaaatgatgCAAGATGATCCGTTTACTTCTACTAATGCTTTACGTTCGCTTATATGGatgataaattcaaaatatgcTAGTCAATACGACCAAATGATatgttatttatgttattattaaaATACTCTATGGGTACCCGAAATCCGACCCGTACCCGGTGGGTATGGGTACGGGTATAAAATTTTACCCGTTAGACTTCGCGGGTACGGATATGCCTTATAGTTTCGGATATTGTCGCGGGCGGGTATTTACTCTACCCGTACTttacccgacccgttgccatccctacgtATACAGAGGATATCAGGTTCATCACATTCTAAAGTAGCATTGCTCGTCACAAGTCGCCTGCCTCTGCCTGTGCAGAAAGGCACGAGAAATGTGAGACACCCACTGCCACTGCTCCTTCCAGCAGCCAGAGACTAAATATGGTATCGATTCTGCATGAATCCGAGGCTGAACGCACGGACCTTTACCCATATCGCAGGCCTGCAAAACCGCCTCCCATGTTCCACACCTCCAGTGCTGTTCTTCTTTCTCCCCCAGCAAACCCGAACCAAGAGGCATTCAGTGATTCAGTCAAGGTGTAATTGCATGGTACTAGTACTGTATGACGATCCCGACTCAACTCGAACAGTCCTCCCTCACCGGAGGGAGGGGCAGAGGATGCAGTAAttccatctccatggttcatggGCGACCATCCATGTGCCAGGAGTACATTGACAGCAGCTGGGCGGACACGACACCACGACGAGAATAGCAAATCTGGCAaccttttcttcaaaaaaaaaacaaatatggCAACCTGCAGCCAGAGTAACTTTGACCCCATGACATTTCTTCGCGTGTGTTCTGTTCTGTCCTGTTCTGTTCTTCCAGATGCCCCGGCACAGCGGCACAGGCAGATCTCATCAGTCTATTATGCTAGCTCGAGAgcgatttattttctttatcatcTTGACTGAAACAGATGAGCTGATTGGCCTTGGGGCCTGTTTGGATCATGTCATTCGGGCTGATTTGGGATCATAAATCCGTGCATGACATCCTGCTCAACTCATGCAGCTGCTGCAGGCGGAACAGGCAAGCGCCCCCTGATCCTGTAGCAGTAGGATAGCTCCTGGCATTGGTGACCACTGAGAATGCATGCAGATAACTGCAGATGCAGCGTTGCTTTTGATCGTAGCGTTTGCCAGTGCAAAGAGAGGGGATTCAACCGATTCAGTGTCGGAGCAAGACACGCTAGTTGTTAATACTAATTGCAGATGCAGAAGGACAAAGACGCCTGAGAAAAAGAGCAAGACCTAATAATTGGGCAGGGCTACAGGTAAAGAGCGAGACCTACTAATTGCGCAGGACTACAGGCTACAGCATTCCTTGCAGGTTGCATTGGATTCTTTCAGATCTGAATGCAGGGTTGCTGAACCCTTCCTCATCTGAAACCCAACGCCCCCCTCTCAGTGCGGGGGTTGCTGTCTGCCTGCCGGCATCCATACCTGCCGAACAAACAATATCCAAACTTGACGAGCGTTCTTGGCAAGATCTGATATTCTGAATCAAGTTTCATGTGCCATTGCCTCATCCACAAGGAAGTAAGGGTGGATCCATGTTACACGATCGGCCAACAGTTGCATCGTCCATGCACGCACCAGACATTTCTTTTTCCACTTCAATCATTGCCCTTCTCCTAATCTTTCCACTTACTTGTAGATGCATGCAGTCATGCTGGTTAATCCGCGGAGCCTACCTCTTTTGTCTGCTGTTGTGTAGTTTTGCAAGGTAGGTCACAAGCAACACTAACAATTCTTCTGGTACTACATGATaaaaactctctctctctgtctctctctctctctaactaTTGATCTCCATCATCATTAACAAAAGTGTCAACCTCGCTGTAGTATTAACAACTCTTTGCCTTCAAGACTACTGGTACTTAATTTGCTGCTGCATGCGTCAATGCCGATTGATCACCGGCAGTACTTTGTAATACCCAGGGAAAGAACCCCCACTGTTAGCATAATGGCCAACGCGCAGCTTACTTATAATCGTCGGGCCGGCAAGGCTGGCTCTGCCTGCCTCACACGTCCGCGTGCGCTCGCCCTGGGCCCCTGTGCTGTTGCCTGTTGCTGCTGGTGGTGCCGCTTCCAATGGCAAAAGTTTCAGAGCCTTTGGCTAGATGCAGGAACGCATTTGCCTGACAGGCTAAGTAACGGCATGTCCGAACACTCGGGCAGTCAGACGAGCGCCTTTTGGAGCCTGCCTGACAGGCAGCGGCTTGGAAATCGGAGGATCACAGAGACCGGCATCTGTTTTCGTCTGCATTTGCGATGTGAGACGACACGGGTGCCGGACGGCATCGGTTGGAATGCCAAGGAGGGAATGGCAAGGCGCCAAGACCCATGAATCTTTCTCTGTTTCTGCGTGAGCTAGGTAGTATGCATGCTGCATGCAGCGATGCAGCATGTCCATACAAACGCACAAGACAAAGGTCTACCTGTATTTTTTTTGTCCTTCTCCTTTGTAGTTTCAGTGAAACAGCAATCGATTAAATTGCAGGCGTGCTACTGCTATCTGCCAACGTTTAATCTTTTTTTTCCCCCTGAACGTTCTACTGGTTTCTTGGGCGTGTATATACGCTGCTGCACATAGCATACGAAGCAGGTCAGAAGCATGTAGACGCGTACGACAGAGGCTTCGTTCCAGTCATGTAGCGGCAGCGATCTTAATCATTTGTGTCGAATCCTGTTAGCTGAATCCTCATTGGCATGCCCTCAAGGTCAGAGAAAGGCAGCCACTGCACGCTCCACAACGGCAGAGACACTGACACTGTCACGAATGATTGACGCACACCAATTACCAATTACCAGCAGACGAGTTAGTTGACAAGAATAATATCTTGCTAAAAGCGCACTCTTAACAAAAGGACAGCACAAAGAACAGTTTGTTTAATTTGGCCGGGAGGTTCCCTTCTAAGAATAAAGCCGTTAAGTAAGCAATGAAGCACTCACTGACAATCAGCAGACAGTAGTGCTAACAGACCAGATGCGGCCGGGGCCAGCCGTTTTGGACGCTGGTGCCGTTGGAATCCGAAGCAGAAGATTCCTTGGATGGATGACCGAAACCAACCAGCGGAGAAGAAGGCAGGCATGCAGCGATTCGGCAATTGTGTTGGCAGCTGCCCTGCCCCCGTCtgaggagcacgagcagcgaGGTGACGCGCCGCCCCAAAAACAGGCATGCGGTGATGTAAACGGATTGAATATGAACgaatattatatttatttttatatttttgtttgaaTATAGAGTCGAATACGAATATTGTTAGTTTTTGTCGAATAAAATTGCAATGGATGTCGATATCATAAAAATGTAATTTTTGAGTATTCGAATACGGATATTGAATACTCGAAATCGAATACGAACGAATAAAAACTCTTAGACCAGATCGAATTTAAATACAGTCCGAAAAGCCTCCGGCTGTGCCTGCCCTGCTGCCGGGTCCCGCGCCTCCCGGCCAGTCCGCTTTCGGGCCCACCAGAAGGCCTGGCTGCGACCGCAGCATTGTGGGCCCGGACAGTCAGAGGGGTTCCTCGTCTGCTCCGGCTCCCTCCCGGCGCCCCGGCTCAACACACCTGCAGGCTGCCCGCCCCGCGACCGCGAGGCCGGCCGCGATATAAAGGGCGTCGTCCCCGCCCTGTTCGGATCAGCTCTCCGCTTTGATACGGCCGGGAGGCTCTGCTCTGCTgctccggtcctcctcctccgccactaCCATCACGGCGGCATCACCGTCCAAGCGCAGGGCTGCCGCGATGGGGCACACCCCGGCCCCAATGGAGCcagccgcccacgccgcccctGCACTGCACACCGTGGCATGATTGGGTCCCTGCCCTCCTTTTCCCCTGCACTCGACTCTGCTCCCACTCCCACCCTCACTCCCTCACTCCCCGGCTGCTCGCCTTCTCTTccaccctcctcctctctcACTGTCACTCTCAGGAGGAGACGAGACGAGACGGCGTCGTTGATCCCAGACTGGCGATCGTCGGCTTGTCCTGGTGGGTGGCTTCGTCCCTGCTCCGTGCGCCCCACTATTTGCGCGCCTTTCACTTTCTTGATGGGGTCTCGCTGGTTGTTGCGGTTCTCGCAGGCGGTCCACAGCCACGGCGGCGTGCCGCATTAAAGGCGTGCTCGTCTCTTGTCTTGACCGGAGTTAAGACGGCTTAGACGGGTGAGGGAGCAGGCACTGACGAGGGGCTCCGGGATTCCGGACGAGGAGCAAAGATCTCGCCGGGGAAGATGAGGAGATCTGCATCTGTGAGTGCCCATTCCTACTGTTTACTCTCGTGCTGATTCCTTCATCTCTCGGGGCAGAAAGGATACATGCCGGTGCGGGAGTTTCAGTGAGGCTGATGGTCCAACAGCACCATTGCCATTTCTTCTCTTGCCAAATGCCGGTGACCCTGTGTGGCGGTGTTCATCATCCAAGAGCTATACGCGTCTTTGTTGTTCGGATTTTCATTTTTTGTGCATTGTCAAATGGCCTAAGGGAGTGGTGTCGTGACAGATCGATCCTGCATTCCTGCTCGACATCTGGTGGCATTGGCCCATTATTCATCATAGTCATGCTGCGTTAATCTCAACATTTGGAGGCCCATGTTCCTACTGTTTTCCCTTTCACTTGATTGAGATGTGACCATGCAAAAAATACTTGATTGAAATGTTATTTTGCAAATTGGGATCATGCCCTGACCCACATGTCATTGTGATATGAGTATCAAATCTTGAAAGGCTCATGAATAGATAGTTAAGCCACCGTAAATGAGGTGGCCCTGTTCAGCTTCTTGGAGCATTCTGATGCTATAAATCCAATAGACTTAGAATTTTGTTTTCGAATGCATAATTCTGGTCAATTTGCACTACTATGAGTGTTCGCAGATGATAATTTCTTTGTGTTATCTGTTTGTGCTAATTATTACTTGTTAGCACTAGGAAATGGACGATCgctactgattttttttttgagtttctGCTAGTTATTTCAAGTCCTTCTGGTTTTGACAACCATGGTTAAGACTCAATGGTCCACTGTATCCggcatttattgcaaagaaaTGTCGCCAAATGTATATCGACCTCACAGTGTCACAATAACTGAATTTGGCGCTGTTGGGGATGGTGTGACTCTCAATACAAAAGCATTCCAGAATGCAATCTTCTATCTCAATTCATTTGCGGACAAGGGTGGCGCACAGCTCTTCGTGCCTGCAGGAAAGTGGCTGACAGGGAGTTTTGGTCTTATCAGCCACCTCACTTTGTCACTGGACAAGGATGCAGTAATAATTGGATCACCGGTAAGATGACTTTCAGATTTTGTTTGTCTTATGTTTTATTAGGATATGCACATGAACAAGACAAACTTATTGCTGAGTCTTATAGTGATCTAATAACTTTCGTCTAGGGAACAATAGAAAGCCAGCTGCATATGTTATCTTTCTTATTAGGTGCTAAAAAGATCAGTTTCCTTAAAAGCTTAGGAACCTTTTGTTTCCCCATTGGATTCCAACTTTATTGCTGAATATACTTTCGCTATAACGGTTAGTTATTGAATTCTTCAGGATTCATCTGATTGGCCAGTTGTTGATCCTCTTCCATCCTATGGGCGAGGTAGAGAGCTTCCTGGAAAAAGGCACCAGAGTTTGATTTTtggatcatatctgacagacgTAATTATAACTGGTTAGTAATTACTGTAGTTTCATCACCCATCTTCTTCAGATATTATTTAGTTAGTTTTCCTGTAGTGTAAATGTTGGCGCTCTTGAACAGGTGCTAATGGTACCATTGATGGTCAAGGAGCTATTTGGTGGGGTTGGTTCCACAACAACACACTGAATTATACTAGGCCACATCTTGTTGAGTTGATGTACTCTACTAATGTTGTCATATCTAATCTAACCTTCACGAACTCGCCATTTTGGAATATCCACCCTGTGTACTGCAGGTTGGTTTTCTAGATAGCCACTTGTTTTCTGTTAAAACATAAGAATTCATTCacaatataaatatattatCTGGAGTGCTTTTTCTAAATAAACAGCCAAGTGCTTGTCCAGCATGTCACAATCCTAGCGCCTTTGTATTCACCAAACACTGATGGCATTGATCCAGGTAATACAACACTTATATCTAACCTTGTCCTGTTATTTATAATGTTTCACATGTTTGCGCCTTCCCCCGTTTAGTCTGAGATCTTAGCCTGAAGTTCAAATTTATCCGACTCTAGTAGCTAAGAGGTTGAGGGAAAATATGTTTTGATTTTAACTTATGTTGCCACTACAAAGCCATTTACCATATTAGCACCTACATACTAATAAACATTTCCAAACCATCCAGACTCGTCGACAAATGTCTGCATCAATAATTGTTATGTCAGAAATGGTGATGATGTTATCGTCATTAAAAGCGGGTGGGATGAGTATGGCATTTCATTTGCCAAACCAAGCTCCAATATCAGCATAAGCAACATCACGGGAGAGACAAGGGGTGGTGCAGGGATTGCCTTCGGAAGTGAGATGTCAGGTGGCATATCAGAAGTCCGGGCAGAGGGCCTCCACATCATCAACTCCCTGCATGGGATCAGAATCAAGACAGCTCC
This window contains:
- the LOC120691430 gene encoding probable polygalacturonase, which encodes MRRSASLFQVLLVLTTMVKTQWSTVSGIYCKEMSPNVYRPHSVTITEFGAVGDGVTLNTKAFQNAIFYLNSFADKGGAQLFVPAGKWLTGSFGLISHLTLSLDKDAVIIGSPDSSDWPVVDPLPSYGRGRELPGKRHQSLIFGSYLTDVIITGANGTIDGQGAIWWGWFHNNTLNYTRPHLVELMYSTNVVISNLTFTNSPFWNIHPVYCSQVLVQHVTILAPLYSPNTDGIDPDSSTNVCINNCYVRNGDDVIVIKSGWDEYGISFAKPSSNISISNITGETRGGAGIAFGSEMSGGISEVRAEGLHIINSLHGIRIKTAPGRGGYVKNVFIADVSMDNVSIAIRISGNFGEHPDDKYDRNALPMISNITIKDVVGINIGVAGILEGIHGDKFSNICLSNVSLSVHSAHPWNCSLIEGYSNSVIPESCEQLRSNCRQTSDCYDGSSSSAIHGQEPRDTLSTSRLLNPLMKFALL